A stretch of Leucobacter aridicollis DNA encodes these proteins:
- a CDS encoding DUF1844 domain-containing protein: MSEQNADSAAQTTNHDAVYPEGDEAAQAVRDIADVAAVEVITTAAVHLLSAAAVKVGLADDPDSQIDLDEARKLINALAGLITAGAPEVSDMHARSLRDGLRSVQLAFREASPIPDAIGKGPGEKYTGPVN; the protein is encoded by the coding sequence ATGAGCGAGCAGAACGCCGACTCGGCGGCACAGACCACCAATCACGACGCGGTGTACCCGGAAGGCGACGAGGCCGCGCAGGCGGTTCGCGACATCGCCGACGTCGCCGCGGTTGAGGTCATCACTACCGCTGCCGTTCACCTGCTGAGCGCGGCAGCCGTGAAGGTCGGCCTCGCCGACGACCCGGACAGCCAGATCGACCTCGACGAGGCCCGCAAGCTCATCAACGCCCTGGCGGGGCTCATCACCGCCGGCGCACCCGAGGTGAGCGACATGCACGCACGCAGCCTGCGCGACGGCCTCCGCTCGGTGCAGCTCGCGTTCCGCGAGGCCTCGCCGATCCCCGACGCGATTGGCAAGGGCCCGGGCGAGAAGTACACCGGGCCGGTGAACTAG
- a CDS encoding DoxX family protein — protein sequence MLVLTIITWVLTGILAFMFLMAGGMKLAKPHADLPMATLQELSPGRVKFIGAAEVLGGVAVVLFPLIGVAPVLGPIAAVGLAIIQFLAIFAHRRLNEPFHMNIVLMLLAIAVAVLWFVAL from the coding sequence GTGCTTGTTCTCACGATCATTACCTGGGTGCTCACGGGCATCCTCGCGTTCATGTTCCTCATGGCTGGCGGGATGAAGCTCGCGAAGCCGCACGCAGACCTCCCGATGGCGACGCTCCAGGAGCTCAGCCCCGGCCGCGTGAAGTTCATCGGCGCGGCGGAGGTGCTCGGTGGGGTCGCGGTCGTCCTGTTCCCACTCATCGGCGTTGCGCCGGTACTGGGCCCGATCGCAGCGGTCGGGCTCGCGATCATCCAGTTCCTCGCGATCTTCGCCCACCGGCGACTGAACGAGCCGTTCCACATGAACATCGTGCTCATGCTGCTCGCGATCGCCGTCGCAGTCCTCTGGTTCGTGGCACTGTGA
- a CDS encoding MetS family NSS transporter small subunit, producing MTPIAITFLVLALTIIWGGLIASTVFLARRSEVAAYPEGGEDLAGERIEE from the coding sequence ATGACCCCCATTGCCATCACCTTCCTCGTGCTCGCGCTGACGATCATCTGGGGCGGACTCATCGCGAGCACCGTCTTTCTTGCGCGCCGCTCTGAGGTCGCCGCCTATCCCGAGGGTGGCGAGGACCTCGCCGGCGAGCGGATCGAAGAGTAG
- a CDS encoding winged helix-turn-helix transcriptional regulator, with translation MKTISAPHSAPQLHAIDDDECRLFREAAELAGRKWTAAILLALARGAERFSEIHTSIDGISDRLLAARLRELEAQGLVTRTVVPSTPVQIRYGLTQSGGELITILQPLVRWAKRSGSRDEADA, from the coding sequence GTGAAGACGATTTCCGCACCACACAGCGCCCCGCAGCTCCACGCGATCGACGATGACGAGTGCCGCCTCTTCCGCGAGGCCGCCGAGCTCGCCGGCCGGAAGTGGACGGCCGCGATCCTGCTCGCCCTCGCCCGCGGCGCCGAGCGGTTCTCGGAGATCCACACGAGCATCGACGGCATCTCGGATCGGCTGCTCGCCGCGCGCCTGCGCGAGCTCGAGGCGCAGGGGCTCGTGACCCGCACTGTCGTGCCGAGCACGCCCGTGCAGATCCGCTACGGCCTCACCCAGTCCGGGGGCGAGCTCATCACGATCCTGCAGCCCCTGGTGCGCTGGGCGAAGCGCTCAGGCTCGCGCGACGAGGCCGACGCTTAA
- the rpmI gene encoding 50S ribosomal protein L35 yields MPKQKTHSGAKKRFKVTGSGKLMKQQAGMRHNLEVKSSRRKRRLNAEQVLSKGDAKQAMKLLGH; encoded by the coding sequence ATGCCAAAGCAGAAGACCCACTCGGGGGCCAAGAAGCGCTTCAAGGTAACCGGCTCCGGCAAGCTGATGAAGCAGCAGGCCGGCATGCGCCACAACCTTGAGGTCAAGTCCTCGCGTCGCAAGCGCCGCCTGAACGCGGAGCAGGTGCTGTCCAAGGGTGACGCCAAGCAGGCGATGAAGCTCCTCGGTCACTAA
- a CDS encoding AzlC family ABC transporter permease codes for MSSAAQTPEQGPLRTQIAQGVRDSLGVGIGIFPLGVALGILVVQAGLPLWVAPALSIVIFAGSVELLLVSMLAAGAPLLTIAVTVFAVNFRHVFYALSFPLSRVKPGLPRAYSVYALIDEAYATYVLMPARQLTSARILSGQVMMQLYWVGGGLLGLAIARALPAPIEGFEFALAATFTVMTVDAVRSKRQVPSALLAALAAAVAIAAFPGNTMLAALVIFAALLAVRYAVEARRGREEPDPEATEGAPE; via the coding sequence ATGTCCTCAGCCGCGCAGACCCCAGAGCAGGGGCCCTTGCGCACCCAAATCGCCCAGGGCGTCCGCGACTCGCTCGGCGTCGGGATCGGGATTTTTCCGCTCGGGGTCGCGCTCGGCATCCTCGTTGTGCAGGCGGGACTCCCCCTCTGGGTGGCACCCGCGCTCTCGATCGTCATCTTCGCGGGCTCGGTTGAGCTCCTCCTCGTCAGCATGCTCGCGGCCGGCGCGCCGCTGCTGACGATCGCCGTGACCGTCTTCGCCGTGAACTTTCGCCACGTCTTCTACGCGCTCTCCTTCCCGCTCTCGCGCGTGAAGCCGGGTCTTCCCCGCGCCTACTCCGTCTACGCGCTCATCGACGAGGCCTACGCGACCTATGTGCTGATGCCCGCCCGACAGCTCACGAGCGCCCGCATTCTGAGCGGCCAAGTGATGATGCAGCTGTACTGGGTCGGTGGCGGGCTTCTCGGGCTCGCGATCGCGCGCGCACTCCCCGCACCGATCGAGGGCTTCGAGTTCGCGCTCGCGGCGACCTTCACTGTGATGACCGTCGACGCGGTCCGCTCCAAGCGGCAGGTCCCGTCGGCCCTGCTCGCAGCCCTGGCTGCGGCCGTCGCGATCGCGGCGTTCCCAGGCAACACCATGCTCGCGGCCCTGGTGATCTTCGCGGCGCTGCTCGCCGTCCGATACGCGGTCGAGGCGCGTCGCGGCCGCGAGGAGCCCGACCCCGAGGCCACGGAAGGAGCCCCCGAGTGA
- a CDS encoding NADPH-dependent F420 reductase, with the protein MTRVAVLGVGKVGTAIARAALAAGHEVTVAGSGDPEPVRFITEIVAPGVAVAAAFDAVEGSEIVVLSIPLPKLASLDPEMLAGRVVVDAMNHWEPTDGALPAIFDGHATTSEAVAAHLVGARVVKALNHIGYHEMEADARGLDATDRRGLAAVSDDEAAARVVAEFVSSLGFDALAAGGLAHSAALEPGSALFAGSFPVADVARLLSEAGAQVHAAERLDSI; encoded by the coding sequence ATGACCCGGGTCGCGGTCCTCGGCGTCGGCAAGGTAGGGACGGCGATCGCGCGGGCGGCGCTCGCGGCGGGCCACGAGGTCACTGTCGCTGGCTCAGGCGATCCGGAACCCGTACGCTTCATCACCGAGATCGTGGCGCCCGGCGTCGCGGTCGCGGCGGCATTCGATGCGGTCGAGGGGAGCGAGATCGTCGTACTCTCGATCCCGCTGCCGAAGCTCGCGAGCCTTGACCCCGAGATGCTTGCGGGCCGGGTCGTCGTCGACGCGATGAATCACTGGGAGCCGACTGACGGTGCGCTGCCTGCGATCTTCGACGGCCACGCCACCACGAGTGAGGCGGTGGCCGCGCACCTCGTCGGCGCGCGGGTCGTGAAGGCGCTGAACCACATTGGCTACCACGAGATGGAGGCCGACGCCCGCGGGCTCGACGCGACTGACCGCCGTGGCCTGGCCGCGGTCTCCGATGATGAGGCGGCTGCCCGCGTGGTCGCCGAGTTCGTTTCGAGCCTCGGGTTCGACGCGCTCGCGGCCGGGGGACTCGCGCACAGCGCCGCCCTCGAGCCAGGCTCTGCGCTCTTCGCGGGCAGCTTCCCTGTCGCTGACGTCGCGCGGCTCCTCTCGGAGGCTGGCGCGCAGGTTCACGCGGCCGAGCGGCTCGACTCGATCTAG
- a CDS encoding winged helix-turn-helix transcriptional regulator, whose product MATRGVATGEIDAQEAVPEAPELFATGAVSGAASGAPQTGAATGDEPRMQHICAVDDQQAEVFRSILARVGDKWSMMLIGMLQQGPYRFTELKRMTPGISARMLTFTLRQLERDGLVERTVYAEIPPRVEYRATRLGSTLVGPVMAIAEWASTHQAEIVAFRDQYDHEQGEARPVR is encoded by the coding sequence ATGGCCACTCGAGGCGTTGCAACGGGTGAGATTGACGCGCAGGAGGCGGTGCCCGAGGCGCCCGAGCTGTTCGCCACGGGCGCAGTCAGCGGGGCAGCAAGCGGCGCGCCTCAGACGGGCGCGGCTACGGGCGACGAACCGCGCATGCAGCACATTTGCGCGGTCGACGACCAGCAGGCCGAGGTGTTCAGGTCGATCCTCGCGCGCGTCGGCGACAAGTGGAGCATGATGCTCATCGGCATGCTGCAGCAGGGCCCATACCGGTTCACGGAGCTGAAGCGGATGACCCCGGGCATCTCGGCCCGCATGCTCACGTTCACGCTCAGGCAGTTGGAGCGGGACGGGCTCGTCGAGCGCACCGTCTACGCGGAGATTCCGCCCCGTGTCGAGTACCGGGCGACGCGCCTCGGCAGCACGCTCGTTGGTCCGGTGATGGCGATCGCCGAGTGGGCGTCGACCCATCAGGCCGAGATCGTCGCGTTCCGCGACCAGTACGACCACGAACAGGGCGAGGCGCGGCCCGTGCGCTGA
- a CDS encoding branched-chain amino acid transporter permease encodes MTWYLIGAIAIGGLITFGLRALPFAMLKPLRKSKFVRALGEWMPAGIVLILAVVVLRDEIVARGDQWWMALAATAVTVAVHLTCGRRILLSIAAGTGAYIALVNLL; translated from the coding sequence GTGACCTGGTACCTCATCGGAGCGATCGCCATCGGCGGTCTCATCACGTTCGGGCTCCGCGCGCTGCCGTTCGCGATGCTCAAGCCGTTGCGCAAGTCGAAGTTCGTGCGCGCGCTCGGCGAGTGGATGCCAGCGGGAATCGTGCTGATCCTCGCCGTCGTCGTGCTGCGCGACGAGATCGTGGCGCGCGGCGACCAGTGGTGGATGGCGCTTGCCGCCACCGCGGTGACTGTCGCGGTGCACCTCACCTGCGGCCGGCGGATCCTCTTGAGTATCGCCGCTGGCACCGGCGCTTACATCGCGCTCGTCAACCTACTCTGA
- a CDS encoding MDR family MFS transporter → MSHSPTGPVAAQQPATGKVGSPAGATGAQAIWLLLGAAFVTILNETVMGVALPHLTADLGITLSAAQWTTTAFMLTMAVVIPTTGYLLQRFTTRQIFTLAMALFSVGTLLGALAPTFPILLVARVVQAGGTAMMMPMLMTTIMALIPADSRGRFMGRITIVMAVAPALGPTVSGLILNAFSWRALFWFVLPIALIMLAIGLLRLPNVGEVRKSPLDVISIPLSAIGFGGLVYGFSTIGSGAEGGLVTGGIVLAVGALGLVLFAWRQIVLQRSERALLDLRVFKSRPFALSVSLVTIMMAAMFGTLILLPIYLQNVLGLDPVTTGLTMLPGGLIMGLIAPIVGRLFDRFGPRPLVIPGAMLASGVLWALTRLTEDTSPALVTVAHIGLSLGLAFMMTPLMTSALGSLTPQLYSHGSATVGAVQQVAGAIGTALFVTVLGVRSASAAAAGASEVAASADGIAFAFLMGAVLSLLAVVGAWFVRRTPAT, encoded by the coding sequence GTGAGCCACTCACCCACCGGGCCGGTCGCGGCCCAGCAGCCCGCGACGGGGAAGGTCGGGAGTCCGGCTGGCGCCACCGGCGCCCAGGCGATCTGGCTGTTGCTCGGGGCTGCCTTCGTCACGATCCTGAACGAGACCGTGATGGGCGTCGCGCTCCCCCACCTCACCGCGGATCTCGGGATCACCCTGAGCGCCGCACAGTGGACCACGACAGCGTTCATGCTCACGATGGCCGTCGTGATCCCCACGACGGGCTACCTGCTGCAGCGGTTTACCACCCGGCAGATCTTTACACTCGCGATGGCGCTGTTCTCCGTGGGCACACTGCTCGGCGCGCTAGCGCCAACGTTCCCGATCCTGCTCGTCGCGCGCGTCGTGCAGGCGGGCGGCACGGCGATGATGATGCCGATGCTCATGACAACGATCATGGCCCTCATCCCCGCCGACTCCCGCGGCCGCTTCATGGGGCGGATCACGATCGTCATGGCCGTCGCACCCGCGCTCGGCCCGACGGTGTCGGGACTGATCCTGAACGCGTTCTCCTGGCGCGCGCTCTTCTGGTTCGTGCTCCCGATCGCTCTCATCATGCTCGCCATCGGCCTGCTCCGGCTGCCGAACGTCGGCGAGGTGCGCAAGAGTCCGCTCGACGTAATCTCGATCCCGCTCTCAGCCATCGGCTTTGGTGGGCTCGTCTACGGGTTCTCGACCATCGGGTCGGGCGCGGAGGGCGGCCTCGTCACCGGCGGGATCGTGCTCGCAGTCGGCGCCCTCGGTCTCGTGCTGTTCGCGTGGCGTCAGATCGTGCTGCAGCGCTCCGAGCGTGCGCTCCTCGACCTGCGGGTGTTCAAGTCGCGCCCGTTCGCGCTGTCGGTGTCGCTCGTCACGATCATGATGGCGGCGATGTTCGGCACGCTTATCCTGCTGCCGATCTACCTGCAGAACGTGCTCGGCCTCGACCCGGTGACGACGGGGCTCACCATGCTGCCCGGCGGCCTCATCATGGGCCTCATCGCGCCCATCGTCGGACGGCTCTTCGATAGGTTCGGGCCGCGGCCGCTCGTGATTCCCGGCGCGATGCTCGCGAGCGGCGTCCTCTGGGCGCTCACCCGCCTCACCGAGGACACGTCGCCCGCGCTCGTCACCGTTGCGCACATCGGGCTCTCGCTCGGGCTCGCGTTCATGATGACGCCCCTCATGACCAGCGCACTCGGTTCGCTCACGCCTCAGCTCTACTCGCACGGCTCGGCAACCGTTGGCGCGGTCCAGCAGGTCGCTGGCGCGATCGGCACTGCGCTCTTCGTGACGGTGCTCGGGGTCCGGTCTGCGAGCGCGGCCGCGGCAGGTGCGAGCGAGGTGGCGGCGAGCGCCGACGGCATCGCGTTCGCGTTCCTCATGGGCGCCGTGCTCTCGCTCCTCGCGGTTGTCGGGGCGTGGTTCGTACGCCGAACGCCTGCCACCTAG
- a CDS encoding LLM class flavin-dependent oxidoreductase → MQLGVYSFGNQATDPATGELVSTAQAQRDLLEAIVLADQVGLEFFGIGEHHAEEMPASAASVILGAAAGQTKRIRLASAVTVLSTDDPVRIFQQFATLDALSNGRAEITAGRGSSVESYPLFGYRLEDYDRLYAEKLELLLKVNEQATVTWSGSVRAALDEQLVVPRPDRGSLPIWLGTGGSPNSTVRAGQLQLPVSYGIIGGDPVRFKALADLYRRAWAAGPETTRQPLISVGNPGFIGETDRAARDTFWPTWYRGMADIGRRRGFAPPIREHFDIEAEGGALFVGEPEQIANRIIRLHHAMGHSRQFLQMDFLGLPQRDLLRSIELLGTKVKPLVDAELGPEPEVVPNPLDGGPAPVQAGAGS, encoded by the coding sequence ATGCAGCTCGGTGTCTACAGTTTCGGAAATCAGGCGACGGATCCCGCCACGGGAGAACTCGTGAGCACGGCGCAGGCGCAGCGCGACTTGCTCGAGGCGATCGTGCTCGCCGACCAGGTCGGGCTCGAGTTCTTTGGTATCGGGGAGCACCATGCGGAGGAGATGCCGGCGTCCGCCGCCTCCGTGATCCTCGGGGCGGCTGCTGGCCAGACCAAGCGGATCCGGCTGGCGAGCGCGGTGACGGTGCTGAGCACCGACGATCCTGTGCGCATCTTCCAACAGTTCGCGACGCTCGACGCGCTCTCGAACGGCCGCGCCGAGATCACCGCGGGGCGCGGCTCGTCCGTCGAGTCGTACCCCCTGTTCGGCTACCGGCTCGAGGACTACGACAGGCTCTACGCCGAGAAGCTTGAGCTCCTGCTCAAGGTGAACGAGCAGGCGACGGTGACCTGGAGCGGATCTGTACGTGCCGCGCTCGACGAGCAGCTCGTTGTGCCGCGCCCAGACCGCGGCTCGCTGCCGATCTGGCTCGGCACGGGCGGCAGCCCGAACTCGACAGTTCGCGCCGGGCAGCTCCAGCTGCCGGTCTCGTACGGGATCATCGGGGGCGACCCGGTGCGGTTCAAGGCGCTCGCCGACCTCTACCGCCGGGCGTGGGCCGCGGGACCGGAGACGACGCGGCAGCCGCTCATCTCGGTGGGCAACCCCGGTTTCATCGGCGAGACGGACCGGGCGGCTCGCGACACCTTCTGGCCGACCTGGTACCGGGGTATGGCCGACATCGGCCGCCGGCGCGGATTTGCGCCGCCGATCCGCGAACACTTCGACATTGAAGCGGAGGGCGGCGCGCTCTTCGTCGGCGAGCCCGAACAGATCGCGAACCGCATCATCCGGCTCCACCACGCGATGGGACACTCGCGCCAGTTCCTGCAGATGGACTTCCTTGGGCTGCCGCAGCGCGACCTGCTGCGCTCGATCGAGCTGCTCGGCACGAAGGTGAAGCCGCTCGTCGACGCCGAGCTCGGTCCCGAGCCGGAGGTCGTACCCAACCCGCTCGACGGCGGCCCCGCTCCCGTCCAGGCGGGAGCCGGATCATGA
- a CDS encoding TrmH family RNA methyltransferase has product MVTELIENPKAPRVKRVAALARKKERNETGRFLIEGPQAVRELLTYRPALAEVVYATTGTEAWQLELDRLASDAGVEIERATPQVIQAMAETVQPQGVIAVARIPEATLSEALAGAKLVAVMHEIRDPGNAGAVLRAADAAGADAVVFSGDSIDPWHPKVVRSTTGSLFHLPVVTERSLDAVVAAARDAGLETIAADVRGDEITDVRAQLRGGIAWVFGNEARGLGDAEREVIGRSIRLPIYGAAESLNLATAASVLLYETAFAQRA; this is encoded by the coding sequence GTGGTGACTGAACTCATCGAGAACCCCAAGGCCCCACGCGTGAAGCGAGTCGCCGCGCTCGCCCGGAAGAAGGAGCGAAACGAGACCGGCCGCTTCCTCATCGAAGGCCCGCAGGCCGTGCGGGAACTGCTCACGTACCGTCCCGCACTCGCTGAGGTGGTCTATGCGACGACCGGCACCGAGGCCTGGCAGCTCGAGCTCGACCGCCTCGCGTCAGACGCCGGCGTGGAGATCGAGCGGGCGACGCCGCAGGTGATCCAGGCAATGGCCGAGACCGTGCAGCCGCAGGGAGTTATCGCGGTCGCCCGCATCCCCGAGGCGACGCTGTCAGAGGCCCTCGCCGGCGCGAAGCTCGTCGCCGTGATGCACGAGATTCGGGATCCGGGCAACGCCGGCGCCGTGCTGCGTGCCGCCGACGCCGCCGGTGCCGACGCCGTCGTGTTCTCAGGGGATTCGATCGACCCGTGGCATCCGAAGGTGGTGCGCTCGACGACCGGGTCGCTGTTCCACCTGCCCGTCGTGACGGAGCGCTCGCTCGACGCCGTCGTCGCGGCCGCGCGCGACGCCGGGCTCGAGACGATTGCGGCGGACGTGCGGGGGGATGAGATCACCGATGTGCGGGCTCAGCTGCGCGGCGGAATCGCGTGGGTGTTCGGGAACGAAGCGCGAGGGCTCGGAGACGCCGAACGTGAGGTGATCGGCCGCTCCATTCGGCTGCCCATCTACGGCGCTGCCGAGTCGCTCAACCTGGCGACGGCCGCGAGCGTGCTGCTGTACGAGACCGCGTTCGCGCAGCGGGCCTAG
- a CDS encoding sodium-dependent transporter: protein MTQRETTAAPPRAEWTGQFGFIISAIGSAVGLGNIWRFPGVAYENGGGAFLIPYIVALLTAGIPILFLDYAIGHRFRGSAPLALRRLAGKLGEGIGWFQVMICVFIAIYYTAVLAWASSYFVFSFDLRWGDDAAGFFTGDYLQTAQEPFTMQFVPSVLIPLILMWVVALVVLGAGVVRGVQRLNMIAIPLLVVGFLILVVRALFLPGAADGLNALFTPDFAALLDPSVWVAAYSQIFFSLSVAFGIMMTYASYRRRRSNMTSPGLVVAFGNSSFEILAGIGVFATLGFFAHQQGVAVADLEGLKGVGLAFMTFPAIAAQMPGGEIFGALFFGALTLAGLTSMISIMEVILAGVMDKFGLSRRGAVYGIGGVLALVSLALFGTTSGLTALDTIDNWANNIGIVASAVVMTITVLWIRRAGTELSGHLSALSTFKVGRTWLFFVSVLGPIVLSYMLVTTIIGLIQEPYSGYDTGYLAIVGWGSVVVMIAGSIALTLSPWRYDPTQFTPWPPVAKRSARSAKRSAKRSAKAAAKAARNAAQITPATTNGTDR from the coding sequence ATGACGCAGCGCGAAACCACAGCTGCCCCGCCCCGTGCGGAATGGACGGGGCAGTTTGGGTTCATCATCTCGGCGATCGGATCGGCCGTCGGGCTCGGGAACATCTGGCGGTTCCCCGGAGTCGCCTACGAGAACGGCGGCGGGGCGTTTCTCATCCCGTACATCGTCGCGCTGCTGACAGCGGGCATCCCGATCCTGTTCCTCGACTACGCGATCGGACACCGCTTCCGCGGATCGGCACCGCTCGCGCTGCGCCGGCTCGCCGGCAAGCTCGGTGAGGGCATCGGCTGGTTCCAGGTGATGATCTGTGTGTTCATCGCGATCTACTACACGGCGGTGCTCGCGTGGGCGTCGAGCTACTTTGTGTTCTCGTTCGACCTGCGCTGGGGCGATGACGCGGCAGGCTTCTTCACGGGCGACTACCTGCAGACCGCGCAAGAGCCATTCACGATGCAGTTCGTGCCGAGCGTGCTCATCCCGCTCATCCTCATGTGGGTGGTTGCGCTCGTCGTGCTCGGCGCCGGTGTCGTGCGAGGCGTGCAGCGCCTGAACATGATCGCGATCCCGCTGCTTGTCGTCGGGTTCCTGATCCTCGTCGTGCGCGCGCTGTTCCTCCCGGGCGCTGCCGACGGCCTGAACGCGCTCTTCACCCCTGACTTCGCCGCGCTGCTCGACCCCTCCGTCTGGGTCGCCGCCTACAGTCAGATCTTCTTCTCGCTCTCCGTCGCGTTCGGCATCATGATGACCTACGCCTCATACCGGCGCAGGCGGTCAAACATGACCTCGCCCGGCCTCGTGGTCGCGTTCGGCAACTCGTCGTTCGAGATCCTTGCGGGGATCGGCGTCTTCGCGACGCTCGGGTTCTTCGCGCACCAGCAGGGGGTCGCCGTTGCCGACCTCGAGGGGCTGAAGGGCGTCGGGCTCGCCTTCATGACGTTCCCGGCGATTGCCGCGCAGATGCCGGGCGGGGAGATCTTCGGCGCCCTGTTCTTCGGTGCATTGACGCTTGCGGGCCTCACGTCGATGATCTCGATCATGGAGGTGATCCTCGCCGGCGTGATGGACAAGTTCGGTCTGAGCCGTCGCGGCGCCGTCTACGGGATCGGCGGCGTGCTCGCGCTCGTCTCGCTCGCGCTGTTTGGCACGACGTCGGGGCTCACCGCGCTCGACACCATCGACAACTGGGCGAACAACATCGGCATCGTCGCGTCGGCTGTCGTGATGACGATCACCGTGCTCTGGATCAGGCGGGCGGGCACCGAGCTGAGCGGGCACCTGAGCGCGCTGTCGACCTTCAAGGTCGGTCGCACCTGGCTGTTCTTTGTGTCCGTGCTCGGGCCGATCGTGCTGAGCTACATGCTCGTGACGACGATTATCGGGCTCATCCAGGAACCCTACTCCGGCTACGACACCGGCTACCTCGCGATCGTCGGCTGGGGCTCTGTGGTCGTGATGATCGCGGGCTCCATCGCGCTGACGCTCAGCCCGTGGCGCTACGACCCCACCCAGTTCACGCCCTGGCCGCCCGTCGCGAAGCGGTCGGCGAGGTCGGCGAAGCGATCGGCGAAGCGGTCAGCGAAGGCCGCAGCGAAGGCCGCAAGGAACGCCGCTCAGATCACGCCGGCGACGACGAATGGAACCGACCGATGA
- the rplT gene encoding 50S ribosomal protein L20, which produces MARVKRAVNAHKKRRVILERAEGYRGQRSRLYRKAKEQVTHSLVYAYNDRRKRKGDFRRLWIQRINAGARANGLTYNRFIQGLALAGVEVDRRMLSELATNEPAAFATLVEIAKKALPEDTSAPKVAA; this is translated from the coding sequence ATGGCAAGAGTCAAGCGGGCCGTCAATGCCCACAAGAAGCGTCGCGTAATTCTCGAGCGCGCCGAGGGCTACCGCGGACAGCGTTCGCGCCTGTACCGTAAGGCCAAGGAGCAGGTTACCCACTCGCTCGTTTACGCGTACAACGACCGTCGCAAGCGTAAGGGTGACTTCCGTCGCCTGTGGATCCAGCGCATCAACGCTGGTGCACGCGCCAACGGCCTCACCTACAACCGCTTCATCCAGGGCCTCGCGCTCGCTGGTGTCGAGGTTGACCGCCGCATGCTCTCGGAGCTCGCGACCAACGAGCCCGCAGCATTCGCGACGCTCGTCGAGATTGCCAAGAAGGCTCTGCCCGAGGACACCTCGGCTCCCAAGGTTGCTGCGTAA
- the infC gene encoding translation initiation factor IF-3 encodes MRSEEQAISDPRTNDRIRVSEVRLVGPSGEQVGVVPIDTALRLAAEADLDLVEVAPNSKPPVAKIMDFGKFKYEAAQKAKEARRNQANTVLKEVRFRLKIDKHDYETKVKRAVGFLEQGDKVKAMILFRGREQSRPEQGVRLLQQFAEHIAEYGTVESNPRIDGRNMVMVIAPLKNKSEAKAEQNARRAEEKASRRAEKPTAESAAKAAEPAAE; translated from the coding sequence TTGAGATCAGAGGAGCAGGCGATCAGCGATCCCCGTACGAATGACCGAATCCGCGTTTCCGAGGTGCGACTGGTAGGACCCAGTGGCGAGCAGGTCGGAGTCGTGCCGATCGATACTGCACTGCGCCTTGCAGCAGAGGCGGATCTCGATCTCGTTGAGGTTGCGCCGAACTCGAAGCCTCCCGTTGCCAAGATCATGGACTTTGGCAAGTTCAAGTACGAGGCAGCTCAGAAGGCCAAGGAAGCGCGCCGCAACCAGGCGAACACCGTCCTCAAGGAGGTTCGCTTCCGCCTGAAGATTGACAAGCACGACTACGAGACCAAGGTCAAGCGTGCTGTCGGCTTCCTCGAGCAGGGCGACAAGGTCAAGGCAATGATCCTGTTCCGTGGCCGCGAGCAGTCGCGTCCCGAGCAGGGCGTGCGCCTCCTGCAGCAGTTCGCCGAGCACATTGCCGAGTACGGCACTGTCGAGTCGAACCCCCGGATTGATGGCCGCAACATGGTGATGGTCATCGCTCCGCTCAAGAACAAGTCCGAGGCGAAGGCTGAGCAGAACGCTCGTCGCGCTGAGGAGAAGGCGTCGCGTCGCGCTGAGAAGCCGACCGCGGAATCCGCCGCCAAGGCAGCGGAACCCGCCGCCGAATAA